Proteins from a genomic interval of Lysobacter stagni:
- the hflD gene encoding high frequency lysogenization protein HflD — MSTRVLALAGLVQALAQVRRVADTGQANAAILNTAMDSVFRIDSPSPSAVYGGVEALRPGLTLLRDYFGTTQRDEQLPRLVLAVMQLERRFVRDSAMAQRVQAGIRSQSDNAERHGSSHPDVMSALGSLYAETLSHLRPRVLVQGNPHYLGQATVVAEVRAILLAAVRSAVLWRQCGGSLWDFLLRRRALLEAVKDHLG; from the coding sequence ATGTCCACGCGCGTCCTCGCCCTCGCCGGCCTCGTGCAGGCCCTGGCACAGGTGCGACGCGTCGCCGACACCGGCCAGGCCAACGCGGCCATCCTCAACACGGCGATGGACTCGGTGTTCCGCATCGATTCGCCCTCGCCCAGCGCGGTCTACGGCGGCGTGGAAGCGCTGCGGCCGGGGCTGACGCTGCTGCGCGACTACTTCGGCACGACGCAGCGCGACGAACAACTGCCCCGTCTGGTGCTGGCCGTGATGCAGCTGGAGCGCCGCTTCGTGCGCGATTCGGCGATGGCGCAACGCGTGCAGGCCGGCATCCGCTCGCAGTCGGACAACGCCGAGCGTCACGGCAGCAGCCATCCGGACGTGATGTCGGCCCTCGGGTCGTTGTATGCGGAAACCCTGAGCCATCTTCGCCCGCGCGTGCTGGTGCAGGGCAACCCGCACTACCTGGGCCAGGCCACGGTGGTGGCGGAAGTCCGCGCCATCCTGCTGGCGGCGGTGCGCTCGGCGGTGCTGTGGCGCCAGTGCGGCGGCAGCCTGTGGGATTTCCTGCTGCGCCGCCGCGCCCTGCTGGAGGCGGTCAAGGACCACCTGGGGTAA
- the mnmA gene encoding tRNA 2-thiouridine(34) synthase MnmA, which translates to MSTAPRTVIGMSGGVDSSVAALRLRDTGEPLAGLFMQNWADDGSGDCRAEDDRRDAVAVSGRLGIPIHFRDFSREYWAGVFEHFLAEYAAGRTPNPDVLCNREIKFKYFLDAARELGAQYIATGHYARVEARDGRHLLLRAVDRSKDQSYFLHQLGQAQLAATKFPLGELLKRDVRQMALDAGLPTAAKKDSTGICFIGERDFREFLGRYLPARAGEMRTPDGRVIGEHAGVFYFTLGQREGLNIGGVRGFEAAPWYVVGKDVANNILYVDQGSDSPWLRSQALRSERAHWIAGAPPAARFACSAQTRYRQADETCEVVVREDGTLDVHFAQPQRAVTPGQSLVLYDGEVCLGGAVIAATDAPLEERLKARAA; encoded by the coding sequence CGAACCTCTCGCCGGCTTGTTCATGCAGAACTGGGCCGACGACGGCAGCGGGGACTGCCGTGCCGAAGACGACCGCCGCGACGCGGTCGCCGTCAGCGGCCGGCTCGGCATCCCGATCCACTTCCGCGATTTCTCCCGCGAGTACTGGGCAGGCGTGTTCGAGCACTTCCTCGCCGAGTACGCCGCCGGCCGCACGCCCAACCCGGACGTGCTGTGCAACCGCGAGATCAAGTTCAAGTATTTCCTCGACGCCGCCCGCGAGCTCGGCGCGCAGTACATCGCCACCGGCCATTACGCCCGCGTGGAAGCCCGCGACGGTCGTCACCTGCTGCTGCGCGCGGTGGACCGTAGCAAGGACCAGAGCTACTTCCTGCACCAGCTGGGCCAGGCGCAACTGGCAGCGACGAAGTTCCCGCTGGGCGAGCTGCTCAAGCGCGACGTCCGGCAGATGGCGCTGGACGCCGGCCTGCCCACCGCGGCGAAGAAGGACTCCACCGGCATCTGCTTCATCGGCGAGCGCGACTTCCGCGAGTTCCTCGGACGTTACCTGCCCGCGCGCGCCGGCGAGATGCGCACGCCCGATGGCCGCGTGATCGGTGAACACGCCGGCGTGTTCTATTTCACGCTCGGGCAACGCGAAGGCCTCAACATCGGCGGCGTGCGCGGATTCGAGGCCGCCCCGTGGTACGTGGTCGGCAAGGACGTAGCCAACAACATCCTGTACGTGGACCAGGGCAGCGACAGTCCATGGCTTCGTTCGCAGGCGCTGCGCTCGGAGCGCGCGCACTGGATCGCCGGTGCGCCGCCCGCCGCCCGTTTCGCGTGCAGCGCGCAGACGCGCTACCGGCAGGCCGACGAGACCTGTGAGGTGGTCGTGCGCGAGGACGGCACGCTCGACGTGCATTTCGCCCAACCGCAACGCGCGGTGACGCCGGGGCAGTCCCTGGTCCTCTACGACGGCGAGGTCTGCCTGGGCGGCGCGGTCATCGCCGCCACCGACGCGCCCCTGGAAGAACGCCTGAAGGCAAGAGCTGCATGA